A genomic stretch from Calidithermus timidus DSM 17022 includes:
- a CDS encoding chloride channel protein has translation MQVGPLILYSGFVGALTGLVAALLALGLGLVQNLVLGWVLGYQPPGLPGEGGLAQAFTGPRLWVLALLPALIFALASLVGTGHGLGWFLSMYRTERRARFLEHLRSSLAAIGQLGAGSPLGREGPMATMGLWIGAVIGQRFPMGGSGRYLPFAGMAAGFAAAFHAPLAAALLASEIAFRGLALEVTALAPALIGALAGFSVYGAIMGYGPIFDIKAGAVPLTSLVFGLAVGLLCAGVGALWLEGSYWLRFLVKKLPYLYRHLLLGLLMGVVVLVFPAALGNALPWVQLGLSPILDLRFLALLFLLQLILLIAAGGVRGYGGYFGPALALGGLVGIIASRVVPGFAPPAEAAALAGMAGLLAGIARAPFASVVLACEIGGYSVLPVALPAAFAAYALTNPQRMPDQVAILEDKGGAAVPPPESAQRSEPQPDSQAAPGSP, from the coding sequence ATGCAGGTCGGCCCCCTCATCCTCTACAGCGGATTCGTCGGTGCGCTCACCGGCCTGGTGGCGGCCCTGTTGGCTCTTGGCCTGGGTCTGGTGCAAAACCTCGTGCTGGGCTGGGTGCTGGGCTACCAGCCTCCGGGGCTGCCCGGTGAGGGCGGGCTGGCTCAGGCCTTCACCGGGCCACGCCTGTGGGTGCTGGCCCTGCTGCCAGCGCTGATCTTCGCCCTCGCCAGCCTGGTGGGCACGGGCCACGGGCTGGGTTGGTTTCTGTCGATGTACCGCACCGAACGCCGTGCCCGCTTCCTCGAGCACCTGCGCTCGAGCCTCGCCGCCATCGGGCAACTGGGTGCGGGCTCTCCCCTAGGCCGGGAAGGCCCCATGGCCACGATGGGCCTGTGGATTGGAGCCGTCATCGGACAGCGCTTTCCCATGGGGGGCTCCGGGCGCTACCTGCCCTTCGCCGGCATGGCCGCCGGGTTTGCCGCAGCCTTCCACGCCCCCCTGGCCGCGGCCCTGCTGGCCTCGGAGATCGCATTCCGTGGGCTGGCCCTCGAGGTCACCGCACTGGCTCCGGCGCTGATCGGGGCGCTGGCCGGCTTCTCGGTCTACGGCGCGATCATGGGCTATGGCCCCATCTTCGACATCAAAGCCGGCGCCGTTCCCCTGACCTCGCTGGTCTTCGGGCTGGCGGTGGGGCTGTTGTGCGCGGGGGTCGGGGCGCTGTGGCTGGAGGGCAGCTACTGGCTGCGCTTCCTGGTGAAGAAGCTCCCCTACCTGTATCGCCACCTGCTGCTGGGCCTGCTGATGGGGGTCGTGGTGTTGGTGTTCCCGGCCGCTTTGGGCAATGCCCTACCCTGGGTGCAGCTCGGGCTGTCACCCATCCTGGATCTGCGCTTCCTGGCCCTGCTCTTCCTGCTTCAGCTCATCCTGCTGATAGCCGCCGGCGGGGTGCGCGGCTATGGGGGTTATTTTGGCCCGGCGCTGGCCCTAGGAGGTCTGGTGGGGATCATCGCCTCGAGGGTCGTGCCGGGATTCGCTCCCCCTGCCGAGGCCGCCGCGCTGGCTGGCATGGCCGGCTTACTGGCAGGGATCGCCCGCGCTCCCTTTGCCTCGGTGGTCTTAGCCTGTGAGATCGGCGGGTACAGCGTCCTGCCGGTAGCCCTCCCCGCCGCCTTCGCAGCCTACGCCCTGACCAATCCCCAGCGTATGCCCGACCAGGTGGCTATTCTGGAAGATAAGGGTGGGGCAGCGGTCCCTCCGCCTGAAAGCGCTCAGCGTAGCGAACCCCAGCCAGACTCCCAAGCCGCGCCCGGTTCGCCCTGA
- a CDS encoding amidohydrolase family protein — translation MVKLEPEIWSAEVVYLGFGTPMLRGGLLVVGEHVAMAGGLEELRRAYPDAPIRSKGKALTPPVVNAHAHLDLSRLPYFRGRYIDFIRHVIAHGSARGVEAARQGLEELQRLSVGAFGDIVARGEVMDWLLEESGLPGVAYYEVIGPDPSKADDIFEAIKPRLLAWKKREGRVRVGISPHAPHTVSAPLLQKTAEFARLEGFPVQIHVAESPDEREYLERAKGSFVEFNQQMKIPVWEPPGVSPIRYLADLGVLGPGVTVVHGVQVDEGDVQILAQAGCWVVSCPRSNEGLECGEFPWALYLKHGVEVALGTDSRGSSPDLNVKNEALHLWGKVDPRVLVRAATRSGYRVLGLETPRITRGTHLSQVESW, via the coding sequence ATGGTGAAGCTCGAGCCCGAAATCTGGAGTGCCGAGGTGGTGTACCTGGGTTTCGGAACCCCCATGCTGCGGGGCGGGCTCTTGGTGGTGGGCGAGCACGTCGCCATGGCAGGGGGGCTCGAGGAGCTGCGCCGCGCCTATCCCGACGCGCCGATCCGATCCAAGGGCAAGGCGCTGACCCCCCCTGTGGTCAATGCCCACGCCCACCTCGACCTCTCACGGCTCCCCTACTTCCGAGGACGCTACATCGACTTCATCCGCCACGTCATCGCCCACGGCTCGGCGCGGGGAGTGGAGGCGGCCCGGCAGGGGCTGGAAGAACTGCAAAGGCTGAGCGTGGGCGCTTTCGGCGACATCGTCGCCCGTGGCGAGGTGATGGATTGGCTGCTCGAGGAGTCCGGGCTACCGGGAGTCGCCTATTACGAGGTGATCGGCCCCGACCCCAGCAAGGCCGACGACATCTTCGAGGCCATCAAGCCGCGCCTGCTGGCTTGGAAGAAGCGCGAGGGCCGGGTTCGGGTAGGCATCTCGCCCCACGCTCCCCACACCGTCAGCGCTCCTCTGTTGCAAAAGACGGCGGAGTTCGCCCGCCTCGAGGGCTTTCCCGTGCAAATCCACGTCGCAGAGAGCCCCGATGAAAGGGAGTACCTGGAGCGAGCCAAAGGCAGCTTCGTGGAGTTCAACCAGCAGATGAAGATCCCCGTTTGGGAGCCTCCCGGTGTCTCACCCATCCGCTACCTGGCCGACCTGGGCGTCCTGGGCCCTGGCGTCACCGTGGTGCACGGGGTTCAAGTGGACGAGGGCGACGTTCAGATCTTGGCCCAAGCCGGGTGCTGGGTGGTTTCCTGCCCCCGCAGCAACGAGGGGCTGGAGTGCGGCGAGTTTCCCTGGGCGCTTTACCTCAAGCACGGCGTAGAAGTGGCCTTGGGCACCGACTCACGCGGAAGCAGCCCCGACTTGAACGTAAAGAACGAGGCCCTACACCTGTGGGGCAAAGTAGACCCACGGGTGCTGGTACGCGCCGCCACCCGCAGCGGCTACCGGGTGCTGGGTCTGGAAACCCCGCGCATTACGCGTGGAACCCACCTAAGCCAGGTAGAATCGTGGTAG
- a CDS encoding GNAT family N-acetyltransferase, protein MKVIVRELHQPEEILPLEELQAAIWGDPEDVMPARSMMAMGHEGALIAGAFLHDQLVGFVFGFPTADPKRHHSHMMGVLEAHRGSPAALLLKRFQRDWCLSKGYERVVWTFDPLRGVNANFNLRKLGATFGKYIPNCYGPMGGINAGAPSDRAEAEWEIRSERVFRRIYAPESLPEVEGLPQANTVQDERPVALNLGLEARRLLLQIPEDWGRILQNDKALAMTWREHSRQLFGHYFALGYRAVDFVRHPNRYLLERAW, encoded by the coding sequence ATGAAAGTCATCGTACGCGAACTGCACCAGCCGGAGGAGATTCTCCCGCTGGAGGAACTCCAGGCGGCGATCTGGGGCGACCCCGAGGACGTGATGCCCGCCCGCTCGATGATGGCCATGGGCCACGAGGGCGCCCTGATCGCCGGAGCCTTTCTCCATGATCAACTCGTGGGCTTCGTCTTCGGCTTCCCCACCGCCGACCCCAAGCGCCACCACTCGCACATGATGGGGGTGCTCGAGGCCCACCGCGGCAGCCCAGCAGCCCTGCTGCTCAAGCGCTTCCAGCGCGACTGGTGCCTGAGCAAAGGCTACGAGCGGGTGGTCTGGACCTTCGACCCTTTGCGCGGGGTCAACGCCAACTTCAACCTGCGCAAGCTGGGCGCGACCTTCGGCAAATACATCCCCAACTGCTACGGCCCCATGGGCGGCATCAACGCCGGAGCCCCCTCCGATCGAGCCGAGGCCGAGTGGGAAATCCGCAGCGAGCGGGTCTTCCGGCGCATCTACGCCCCCGAGTCTCTGCCAGAAGTCGAAGGCCTGCCCCAGGCTAACACCGTGCAGGACGAGCGGCCTGTGGCGCTGAACCTGGGCCTGGAGGCCCGCAGGCTGCTGCTACAGATCCCCGAGGACTGGGGAAGAATTCTGCAAAACGATAAGGCTCTGGCCATGACCTGGCGCGAGCACTCGCGGCAGTTATTCGGCCATTACTTCGCCCTGGGTTACCGAGCGGTGGACTTCGTGCGCCACCCCAACCGCTACCTGCTGGAGCGTGCATGGTGA